A window of the Diceros bicornis minor isolate mBicDic1 chromosome 30, mDicBic1.mat.cur, whole genome shotgun sequence genome harbors these coding sequences:
- the LOC131394636 gene encoding ral guanine nucleotide dissociation stimulator-like, whose protein sequence is MTHFNRVVECIITTCIGDPSMTAQDRARVVELWIQVAKECHGLRNLSSLHTIFWALEGPSIQRLKETWRQVSRWVGLSPCEHHLGGPDTPHRAGIALQSVGTSWETANPGDRV, encoded by the exons atgacccactttaacagagtggtcgaatgtatcatcaccacctgcattggggacccgagcatgacggcccaggacagggccagggtggtggagctctggatccaggtggccaag gaatgccacggcctgaggaacctttcctctctccatacgatcttctgggctctggagggcccctccattcaacgtttaaaagagacgtggagacaggtgtccaggtgggtaggcctctctccatgcgagcaccacctgggtggaccagacaccccccacagggctggcattgcccttcagtcagttgggacctcctgggagacagcaaaccctggggatagggtctga